One region of Eremothecium gossypii ATCC 10895 chromosome II, complete sequence genomic DNA includes:
- the GYP7 gene encoding GTPase-activating protein GYP7 (Syntenic homolog of Saccharomyces cerevisiae YDL234C (GYP7)), with the protein MSTSLLFCKSQVLVRLSGSSKDQKSGVLLISKDEQQVAHDAMVAWIAVDEMSAQEAEQLLKGEMKLAQDSQARVKIPKEVVVQAMYGTWSFAVKLGYIRSIQMMPPDPNGWYQGSLSISSRNQNEEIPVLFLADDKCPSTRERSRQLIDTFQPFQSATGVYWGGVDFKAAVERLAQLTVAPLDQTVFLLNATEEDLRQYTGRPAGSGVGSDGTAPVGDIINGWTWSALASLASATTKATSFVEGLVRKHPLVQLAERNSSNPYVRQMLENPRVQEVQREYDSAKIYLARWSLGVKEQAEKYRKSNEHYRRLLAKEFNSDGDIEISEDELNTAMERTHPLSKAEWDSLFDGMGRLSLSAQEIKERIFHGGIKDNQLRRRVWPFLLGVFPWDSTQVDRERIERDLREKYEKEYKNRWLSRETSPNQEEEAYWQDQLCRIEKDVKRNDRHLALYKYNTPDAKPPAQASQESDSQCNEQSVTEESGENDDWEIKNPHLLILRNILISYNLHNDNLGYVQGMTDLLSPLYAILEDEAMSFWCFVMFMDRMERNFLRDQSGIRDQMLTLSELCQYMLPKFSAHLQQCESSNFFFCFRMLLVWFKREFEFADICTIWEILWTDYYSSQFQLFFLLAILQKNSRPVMAHLTQFDEILKYFNDLKCVMDCNDLLIRAELLFVHFKRSIDMFERTTSHIPPSNNSTATGFRRRPSVERDASADVISDSLRAVLSTRLIIKRESERTKDSIK; encoded by the coding sequence GTGGATGAGATGAGCGCGCAGGAAGCTgagcagctgctcaagGGAGAGATGAAGCTGGCCCAGGACAGCCAGGCGCGGGTGAAGATTCCCAAGGAGGTAGTGGTGCAGGCGATGTACGGGACGTGGTCGTTTGCCGTGAAACTGGGTTACATCCGGTCGATCCAAATGATGCCGCCGGACCCTAACGGATGGTACCAAGGCTCACTGAGCATCAGTAGCAGGAACCAGAACGAAGAGATTCCGGTGCTGTTTCTGGCGGACGACAAGTGTCCGTCGACGCGGGAGCGGAGCCGTCAGCTGATCGACACGTTCCAGCCGTTCCAGTCTGCGACGGGCGTGTACTGGGGCGGGGTGGACTTCAAGGCTGCGGTTGAGCGTCTTGCACAACTGACGGTAGCCCCGCTGGACCAAACTGTGTTTTTGTTGAATGCAACAGAGGAGGACCTGCGGCAGTACACGGGGCGACCCGCAGGCTCTGGTGTGGGATCAGACGGCACTGCGCCAGTAGGGGATATTATCAATGGGTGGACTTGGAGCGCGCTGGCGTCGCTTGCGTCTGCAACGACGAAGGCAACCAGCTTTGTCGAGGGCCTGGTGCGGAAGCACCCGTTGGTACAGCTTGCCGAGCGCAACAGCTCTAATCCATACGTCCGGCAGATGCTGGAGAACCCGCGAGTGCAGGAAGTACAGCGGGAGTATGACTCAGCTAAGATATACCTGGCACGTTGGTCTTTGGGTGTGAAGGAACAGGCAGAGAAATACCGCAAGAGCAACGAGCATTACCGGCGCCTACTTGCGAAGGAATTCAACAGCGATGGCGACATTGAGATTTCCGAGGACGAGCTCAACACCGCGATGGAACGGACACATCCGCTGTCCAAAGCCGAGTGGGACTCCCTGTTTGATGGGATGGGCCGGCTCAGTCTGAGTGCACAGGAGATTAAAGAGCGCATCTTCCACGGAGGCATTAAGGATAACCAACTACGTCGACGCGTCTGGCCCTTCCTACTAGGCGTCTTCCCTTGGGACTCTACACAGGTGGACCGCGAGAGGATTGAGCGAGATTTGCGGGAGAAGTACGAAAAAGAATACAAGAACAGATGGCTGTCGCGGGAAACCTCTCCGAATCAAGAGGAAGAGGcctactggcaggatcaactGTGCCGTATCGAGAAGGATGTCAAAAGGAACGATAGACATTTGGCTCTGTACAAGTATAACACACCGGATGCCAAGCCTCCTGCTCAGGCCTCCCAGGAATCAGACAGTCAGTGTAATGAGCAATCCGTTACCGAAGAATCTGGAGAGAACGACGACTGGGAAATCAAGAACCCACACCTACTCATTTTGCGAAACATCCTAATAAGCTATAACCTACACAATGACAATTTGGGCTACGTTCAAGGTATGACCGATCTATTATCTCCACTATATGCTATCTTGGAAGATGAAGCCATGTCATTCTGGTGCTTCGTAATGTTCATGGACAGAATGGAGCGCAACTTTTTGAGAGATCAGTCAGGTATACGCGATCAGATGTTGACCCTTTCAGAGCTGTGTCAGTACATGCTTCCAAAATTTAGTGCCCATCTGCAGCAATGTGAGTCGTCCAATTTTTTCTTTTGTTTCCGGATGTTGCTGGTGTGGTTCAAGCGCGAGTTTGAGTTTGCTGATATCTGCACTATTTGGGAAATTCTCTGGACTGATTACTACAGTTCACAGTTCCAGCTTTTCTTCCTGCTTGCTATCCTGCAGAAAAATAGCCGCCCAGTCATGGCACATCTCACTCAATTTGATGAAATTTTGAAATATTTTAACGACCTCAAGTGTGTCATGGACTGTAATGACTTATTAATTCGTGCTGAGCTTCTTTTTGTTCACTTTAAGAGATCCATCGATATGTTTGAACGAACAACGTCACACATTCCACCTTCGAACAACTCAACAGCTACGGGCTTCAGAAGGCGTCCATCGGTCGAGAGGGATGCTTCTGCCGATGTGATAAGCGATAGCCTCAGAGCTGTTCTGTCTACTAGGCTAATAATTAAGAGGGAATCGGAACGGACCAAGGACTCTATCAAATAG
- the YPD1 gene encoding Ypd1p (Syntenic homolog of Saccharomyces cerevisiae YDL235C (YPD1)), with protein sequence MSSVPIPTTVVNWDILNEVVSMDEDDPGFSQSLFVQYFDQADTTFQQIQRELESEAPELAALSSLGHFLKGSSASLGLQRVAWACERIQNYGKRGEGAASAHEPDAHYVQLISDTLQLARAEVQAARKELSEYYHTEL encoded by the coding sequence ATGTCCTCCGTACCCATACCTACAACAGTTGTAAACTGGGATATTCTGAATGAAGTAGTGTCTATGGACGAGGATGATCCCGGATTCTCGCAGAGTCTATTTGTGCAATATTTCGATCAGGCAGATACTACATTCCAGCAGATTCAGCGGGAGCTGGAGTCTGAGGCGCCCGAGTTGGCGGCTCTGTCGAGTCTAGGCCACTTTCTAAAGGGATCGTCCGCGAGCCTGGGGTTACAGCGGGTAGCGTGGGCGTGCGAGCGGATCCAGAACTACGGCAAGAGGGGAGAGGGCGCGGCGTCGGCGCATGAGCCAGATGCACACTACGTACAGCTCATTTCAGATACACTtcagctggcgcgcgcggaggTCCAGGCGGCACGCAAGGAGCTGAGTGAGTACTACCACACCGAATTATGA
- the RAP1 gene encoding DNA-binding transcription factor RAP1 (Syntenic homolog of Saccharomyces cerevisiae YNL216W (RAP1)): MSDSQDDFETAPDHFSEELKSHHGIFHGLKFYFADDINKDYYKSAVSKLGGVVLEEPPKEVQRDQYIVSHVNTFDLPTVDPLFISNSLDQNTLLNVGPFLLPPVNERSEYDVDVSDTSRIDSRIRQASAAQAEEEDARGTQHDDVASAAVAAAEAASLAHEHTHATGRDVVRQKIDDARQELASSTRSGALDTNTAQSGQVGAVGEPAKAMLTRSSNLPPHNKSSFTEEEDEFILDVVRKNPTRRTTHTLFDEISHYVPNHTGNSIRHRYRVYLSKRLNYVYKVDENGKLLRDEKGEFIKTDVLPQGLKRKFTADEDYQLALNIKKQFYKDIYQVDPDTGESLIRDDDEPSTVAKRKMVMDPTFIPGKEPSFQDYNVGDRRGPLSREFFKTYGEKYPSHTENAWRDRFRKFLLNYGIDEYIAYYENEQAHNRVPEPMKNMTNRVKRPGPAPGNYNNAKKVKFMSPTSQQAHSASTNQYTIPQDDLLDEETLSFITGLKRDLSRMESHQNQAPDIPFEYTQELAESIRNNFTMEETQFDNINPDEIPFPPQIATTDLFMPEFFHFATTRDFLNKVHEIVNRTYHTSQAEKLVEDLRDECGIRKAFSTSILTALSGDLMVLPRYFLCAFRYSANPPMNVPGIWTKEDDEMLKNNSDEDMKLLIKKHGSGRIEMRKRFHQNDLV, translated from the coding sequence ATGTCAGACAGCCAGGACGACTTCGAGACTGCTCCGGACCACTTCTCGGAGGAGCTGAAATCTCATCACGGTATATTCCATGGACTGAAATTCTATTTCGCGGACGACATAAATAAAGACTATTACAAGTCTGCGGTGAGCAAGCTGGGAGGAGTGGTTCTGGAGGAGCCCCCCAAGGAGGTGCAACGGGACCAGTACATCGTCTCACATGTGAACACCTTCGACTTGCCGACTGTGGATCCTTTGTTCATCAGCAACTCGCTAGATCAGAACACACTGCTTAATGTGGGGCCATTTCTGCTTCCCCCGGTGAATGAGCGGTCGGAATATGACGTGGACGTCTCGGACACGTCGCGAATTGACAGTCGTATCCGGCAGGCGAGCGCGGCCCAGGCGGAAGAAGAGGACGCGAGGGGCACGCAACACGACGATGTGGCGTCTGCGGCGGTAGCCGCAGCTGAAGCTGCCTCTCTAGCCCACGAGCACACGCACGCGACAGGGCGTGATGTGGTCAGACAGAAGATTGACGACGCGCGCCAGGAGCTCGCATCTTCCACCCGCAGTGGGGCCTTGGATACAAACACGGCGCAAAGCGGCCAGGTTGGGGCGGTGGGTGAACCGGCGAAAGCGATGCTTACGCGTTCGAGCAACTTGCCTCCGCACAATAAGTCTTCCTTCACAGAGGAGGAAGACGAGTTCATATTGGATGTCGTGCGTAAGAACCCCACCCGGCGCACCACGCATACACTGTTTGACGAGATCTCACACTACGTTCCCAACCACACAGGCAACTCGATCAGGCATAGGTATAGAGTCTATCTTTCGAAGCGGCTGAACTACGTCTACAAGGTAGACGAGAACGGGAAGTTGCTGCGCGACGAAAAGGGAGAATTCATAAAGACTGATGTTCTTCCACAGGGTCTAAAGCGGAAGTTTACAGCTGATGAGGACTATCAGCTGGCGCTTAATATCAAGAAACAGTTTTACAAGGACATTTACCAGGTTGATCCGGATACTGGCGAGTCGCTCATCCGCGATGACGATGAGCCAAGTACCGTTGCCAAAAGGAAGATGGTAATGGATCCTACGTTTATTCCAGGTAAGGAACCTAGCTTTCAGGACTATAATGTGGGCGACCGGCGTGGTCCTCTTTCCAGGGAATTCTTCAAGACATATGGAGAGAAATATCCTTCTCATACGGAGAACGCGTGGAGAGATAGGTTCAGAAAGTTCCTGTTAAACTACGGTATTGACGAATATATTGCCTACTATGAAAATGAACAGGCCCACAACCGCGTCCCTGAACCTATGAAGAATATGACAAACAGAGTTAAGCGCCCTGGACCTGCTCCTGGTAACTATAATAATGCCAAGAAGGTTAAGTTTATGTCACCAACTTCTCAGCAGGCGCACTCAGCTTCTACCAACCAGTACACCATACCTCAGGATGACTTGCTAGATGAAGAGACATTAAGCTTTATTACTGGCTTGAAAAGAGACTTATCCAGAATGGAAAGCCATCAAAATCAGGCACCTGATATTCCATTTGAGTACACTCAGGAGCTAGCTGAATCGATTCGGAATAATTTTACAATGGAGGAGACACAATTCGATAACATCAATCCAGATGAGATTCCATTCCCTCCTCAAATTGCGACAACTGACCTATTCATGCCAGAATTCTTTCATTTTGCTACAACTAGAGACTTCCTAAACAAAGTTCATGAAATTGTCAACAGAACTTATCATACATCCCAAGCCGAAAAACTGGTTGAAGATCTACGTGACGAATGTGGTATCCGTAAAGCGTTCAGTACGTCTATCTTGACAGCTTTATCAGGCGATTTGATGGTCTTGCCGAGGTACTTCTTATGTGCCTTCCGCTACTCTGCCAATCCGCCTATGAATGTTCCTGGTATCTGGACTAAAGAAGATGACGAAATGCTGAAGAATAATTCAGATGAAGACATGAAGCTTCTAATCAAGAAGCATGGGAGCGGCAGGATTGAGATGAGAAAGAGATTCCACCAGAATGATCTTGTGTAA
- the MGS1 gene encoding ssDNA-dependent ATPase MGS1 (Syntenic homolog of Saccharomyces cerevisiae YNL218W (MGS1)), producing the protein MSSRTGENLIKCPVCGRRVAFISINSHLDACTAGGGRKERGTTSVSEMLGRKHKLEDEDSVTVISDVNMEDSEVIEMDDSPQRKRARATGTVNSDQRELQKMAHLPLSEKLRPRELREYVGQQHILSQESGALYKYVSQGTIPSMILWGPPGVGKTSLARLLSKTVNARPQAKITYQLVETSATKANAQELRTVFDNAKKEFRLTKRMTVLFVDEIHRFNKGQQDLLLPYVESGGIVLIGATTENPSFQLNNALLSRCQVFVLNKLTEDEMNRVLTRGIAMLNKCRRLLWENPRPLKLEMECIEYINRVAVGDTRKALNILEMVEVSTRQIPTDKSLQLQDMKSLLQNDSNVVRSYYDAGGENHYDTISAFHKAIRGSDENAALYYLARMLQGGEDPLFIARRMVRIASEDIGLADNTMLPLAVSAHDAVMKVGLPEADLSLAHCAVALARAPKSVLLYRGWKQLKGMLSENKYQMASSEIPLHLRNAPTKLMKDLGYGAGYKYNPTYKDGKVKQEYFPLEVLANCTDRNELRFLAGPHLGTEVDPD; encoded by the coding sequence ATGAGTAGCAGGACGGGGGAGAACTTAATCAAATGTCCAGTATGTGGCAGGCGTGTCGCATTCATCAGCATCAATAGCCATCTAGATGCATGCACTGCAGGAGGAGGCCGAAAGGAGCGAGGAACAACGTCCGTATCTGAGATGCTGGGGCGCAAGCATAAGCTGGAGGATGAGGATAGCGTGACTGTGATCTCGGACGTTAATATGGAGGATAGTGAGGTGATAGAGATGGACGACTCTCCGCAACGGAAGCGGGCACGTGCAACAGGGACGGTGAACTCAGATCAGCGTGAGCTGCAGAAAATGGCACATTTGCCCTTAAGTGAGAAACTTCGTCCCCGCGAGCTGCGGGAGTACGTGGGGCAACAGCATATTCTCTCCCAGGAAAGCGGGGCACTATACAAATATGTGAGCCAGGGAACAATACCTTCGATGATACTATGGGGCCCCCCAGGGGTAGGCAAGACATCGCTTGCACGCTTGCTTTCTAAGACCGTGAACGCACGGCCCCAAGCGAAGATCACGTATCAGTTGGTGGAGACGAGTGCGACCAAGGCTAACGCCCAGGAACTGCGGACAGTCTTCGACAACGCCAAGAAGGAATTCCGTTTGACAAAGCGCATGACTGTGCTATTCGTGGATGAGATCCACCGCTTCAACAAGGGCCAGCAAGATCTGCTGCTACCTTACGTAGAATCCGGAGGGATTGTGTTAATTGGCGCAACGACAGAGAACCCGAGCTTCCAGCTGAATAACGCGCTTCTGAGCCGATGTCAAGTGTTTGTGCTCAACAAACTCACAGAAGATGAGATGAACCGGGTTCTTACCCGCGGCATAGCCATGCTCAACAAGTGCAGGCGTCTGTTGTGGGAGAACCCTCGGCCATTGAAGCTGGAAATGGAGTGTATAGAGTACATTAACAGAGTCGCAGTGGGTGACACACGGAAGGCTCTCAATATCCTGGAGATGGTCGAAGTGTCTACAAGACAAATACCCACCGACAAATCCCTGCAACTGCAGGACATGAAGAGCCTGCTACAAAACGACTCGAACGTGGTGCGCTCCTACTATGACGCTGGCGGAGAAAACCACTACGATACCATCTCTGCATTTCATAAAGCTATCCGCGGATCTGACGAAAATGCAGCGCTTTATTATCTTGCGCGCATGCTGCAAGGTGGCGAAGATCCGCTCTTTATTGCGCGCCGTATGGTGCGAATTGCCAGTGAGGACATTGGCCTTGCAGACAACACCATGCTCCCGCTGGCGGTCTCTGCACACGATGCCGTCATGAAGGTGGGCCTTCCGGAAGCGGACTTATCCTTGGCTCACTGTGCTGTGGCCCTCGCTCGCGCGCCAAAGTCCGTCCTGCTGTATCGTGGGTGGAAACAGCTGAAAGGTATGTTGAGCGAAAACAAGTACCAGATGGCTAGCAGTGAAATTCCGCTTCACCTGAGAAATGCGCCAACAAAATTGATGAAGGACCTTGGCTACGGGGCCGGTTATAAGTACAACCCCACATATAAGGATGGCAAGGTCAAGCAGGAATACTTCCCGTTGGAGGTCCTTGCCAACTGCACAGACAGAAACGAGCTGCGCTTCTTGGCCGGCCCGCACCTCGGCACAGAAGTCGATCCAGACTAA
- the PPN2 gene encoding putative serine/threonine-protein phosphatase (Syntenic homolog of Saccharomyces cerevisiae YNL217W), whose translation MIIIRLSALVLMATLLVSCAATTCPLPLPVVETVRQVTMGPGQRILFVGDVHGMYDQFHKLLAQAGTDADTTVVLLGDFLTRGTNPKGMLHYLLTNSHADCVLGNNDIAVLFAAANPDRIKLFNRQLKSDHVNASDFCAIEFSSGAFLPPTTIKKEHVRVAAELGLSACAQLAARCSALTRYDLPSGDTVFAAHAGLLPGAWHAPRVYDLAWMKYVDPDDWDRTAKDEFEGAVRWTDLWECPATPPNVSVVYGHDAKRGLTLANHTLGLDGACVAGGQLAALDYHVSVGGYKRTLHVVSCDYVTGGYPV comes from the coding sequence ATGATAATTATACGTTTGAGTGCACTTGTGCTTATGGCTACGTTGTTGGTGTCTTGCGCGGCAACGACCTGCCCGCTCCCGCTGCCAGTGGTGGAGACCGTGCGCCAAGTGACCATGGGACCTGGGCAACGAATCCTCTTTGTGGGAGACGTCCATGGCATGTACGATCAGTTCCACAAGCTACTCGCGCAGGCCGGCACAGACGCTGATACCACCGTCGTGCTACTCGGCGACTTCTTAACCCGGGGGACCAACCCTAAGGGCATGCTGCACTACCTACTCACCAATTCGCATGCCGATTGTGTCCTCGGCAACAACGATATCGCTGTGCTCTTTGCCGCCGCTAACCCGGACCGAATTAAGCTCTTTAACCGCCAGCTGAAGAGCGACCATGTGAACGCCTCGGACTTCTGCGCAATTGAGTTCAGTTCCGGAGCGTTTTTGCCGCCTACAACTATCAAGAAGGAACATGTGCGTGTAGCCGCCGAGCTTGGTCTTAGCGCCTGCGCGCAGCTTGCCGCCCGCTGTTCGGCCCTCACTCGCTACGACCTGCCATCCGGGGACACTGTCTTTGCCGCCCACGCAGGCCTGTTGCCTGGCGCCTGGCATGCGCCACGCGTGTATGACCTGGCATGGATGAAGTACGTTGACCCCGATGACTGGGACCGCACGGCGAAAGATGAATTCGAGGGAGCGGTGCGCTGGACCGATCTGTGGGAGTGCCCGGCAACGCCGCCGAACGTCTCTGTAGTTTACGGCCACGACGCCAAGCGCGGTCTCACGCTAGCAAACCACACATTGGGGCTCGATGGTGCCTGCGTTGCGGGCGGCCAGCTGGCCGCCCTTGACTACCATGTGTCGGTCGGCGGCTATAAGCGTACGCTGCACGTGGTAAGCTGTGATTATGTAACAGGCGGTTACCCGGTTTAA